In Pseudomonadota bacterium, one genomic interval encodes:
- a CDS encoding ATP-binding cassette domain-containing protein: MITLKNIKKSYFIGERELPILKGINLEIGKGEFVLLMGVSGSGKTTLMNIVGLLDKQTEGEYQFMETSIDGLDDEVLAAMRNMHIGFVFQQFFLLPYLNAIENVLIPIVYSHKEIKHPREKAKLLLGRFGLSERIHNKPSQLSGGEQQRVAIARALINDPDLILADEPTGALDSKTGNEIMELFRILNEDGKTVIVVTHDPKLASFGKRLIRIEDGTISEDITSYLKILYYYRGRVVFSFSGVALGILSICVIITTIEGANKKAHDIFEILGPDSIMIFGGGERQRAARVRINTLTFRDAELLQRIQGIYDLMKVYQVRNVTMRYRDRNWQTQVVGSTTNYFESFSWGFQVGSVFTNDDYANAEAVCVIGSKVYDELFKGEDAVGKVILVGKLPTKVIGVLEERGGSTGGPNIDDRV; encoded by the coding sequence GTGATTACCCTCAAAAATATTAAAAAGAGTTATTTCATAGGAGAGCGTGAATTACCTATTCTTAAGGGTATAAACCTCGAGATTGGAAAGGGTGAATTTGTGCTTCTCATGGGCGTTTCAGGGTCAGGCAAAACGACGCTCATGAATATTGTAGGCCTCCTTGATAAACAGACAGAGGGTGAATACCAATTCATGGAGACCAGTATTGATGGTCTCGATGATGAGGTGCTTGCCGCCATGAGAAATATGCATATCGGTTTTGTATTTCAGCAGTTTTTCCTGCTTCCATACCTTAACGCCATAGAGAACGTCCTGATACCGATTGTCTATTCTCATAAAGAGATAAAACATCCCCGGGAAAAGGCTAAATTGCTCTTGGGAAGGTTTGGTCTTTCAGAAAGAATACACAATAAACCTTCACAACTCTCAGGCGGTGAGCAGCAACGGGTTGCGATAGCACGAGCCTTGATTAATGACCCCGACCTTATCCTTGCAGACGAGCCAACCGGTGCACTTGATTCTAAAACCGGCAATGAGATTATGGAGCTTTTCCGTATACTCAACGAAGATGGGAAGACTGTCATTGTTGTGACTCATGACCCGAAGCTTGCATCCTTTGGAAAAAGATTAATAAGGATAGAAGATGGGACAATTTCCGAAGATATCACAAGTTATCTAAAGATCCTGTACTATTACCGGGGTAGGGTAGTCTTTTCCTTTTCCGGTGTTGCCCTCGGTATTCTCTCTATATGTGTAATCATAACCACTATAGAAGGGGCAAATAAGAAGGCTCACGATATTTTTGAAATTCTGGGTCCAGACTCCATCATGATCTTTGGCGGTGGGGAGAGGCAGCGGGCAGCGAGGGTGAGAATAAATACCCTGACCTTCCGTGATGCTGAGCTACTCCAGAGAATACAAGGTATCTACGATCTGATGAAGGTTTATCAAGTGAGAAATGTCACGATGAGGTATAGGGATAGAAACTGGCAGACCCAGGTCGTTGGGTCTACCACGAACTACTTTGAATCCTTTTCATGGGGGTTTCAGGTAGGTTCTGTTTTTACCAATGACGATTATGCCAATGCAGAGGCAGTCTGTGTTATTGGTTCAAAGGTATACGATGAGCTCTTTAAGGGCGAAGATGCCGTAGGCAAGGTAATACTTGTGGGTAAGTTACCAACAAAGGTTATTGGTGTCCTTGAAGAAAGAGGTGGCAGTACAGGCGGTCCGAATATAGACGACAGGGTG